Part of the Neisseria leonii genome is shown below.
GGCAAAAAGTAATGGCATAGCTAGAACGCTTGCGATGATTGGCTTTCAGGCTGCTTATCCAAAATTATAGCCATAAAAATTTATTTATATCAAATAGTTGTTCTTTAAAACTATCCAATGTTGTTTGATGAGTTTCGGAAATTGAGCAAGCTGTTTTTTCAGCCAGCGTGCCTATCAACCAATCAGGTGTATGGCGGTCTATGTCTCTATTCCAAATTTCAAATTTTGGAAACAATAAATGAAAAAATGTTTGTACTTTCAAACTATTAGCATGATCTAAACGAATTAACCACGATGAAAACAGTTCATTGGGATAGGGTTTGGGGTGGATTGGTAAAATCATAAGTTTATCCAATTGACGTTTTCGTTCACTTGGTGCAATCCAATTGCTTGTTTGCAGCATTTTCAAAATGCGTTTCAGTAAATGCAAAATTTGGGCAAGTTTTTTATCGGCGTGGTCGTGTGCTTTATAAGTGCATACAATAAATCCAAAATCGTATTATAAAAACGGTTTTCATCAGGTATAGGTGAGGCTTGAATCAAGACAAGAGGCGCAACAATATGATTTCCATTCGGATTATCGTGTGCAGGGTGTTTGCTTAAAAAGCGTGATACCAGCATAGTTTTACCGTTATTCGTATCGCCTACCAACAGCATATTTGGCATTCGGTGCTGTGACGGATAAACCAACAAATCTTCTAATTTCGCCAAAATCTGTTCGGCTTGCGGATAGCCTATCCAACGTGGAGAGCGTATGTATTCAATTCGTTGTTCATCGCTGTAATTGAATTGTTCTACCGCTTTGGGCGACAGATGGGGGTAAGTCATGATAAATCGTCCAAATCATTTTCTTGGTTTTCAGGCAGCATGGCAGCCTGAAAATGTACGACTGGCATAGGCAAAGGTTTTCGCGTGCTAGAATCTAATTGACGGCGTTGTTCAGCGCGGCCAACTGCTTTGGTTTTGTGTTTGGCTCGTTGTTCTACATCACGCATTCGGGTGTAGGCAGAGAAAATCATATTTTCATCAATATTTTGTTTTTGTTCGTTTTTCAGTTGGCGTTGAATGTCTCGCCATTCCCAAATGCTGATGACTGGGCGTGAACTATCACGATAGGGAATAGGAAAATACATCAATAAATCAGGGCCATAAAACCAAATTACACTTAAATCGTGTGGATCAATACGAAATATAAATTTTCGTGCTTATTTGGGATTATTGGGTTCAGTTGCGGCAATCCAATTTCTTAAGACATCATGCCAATAGGTAATTTTATTGATAACCACACCATATTGCTGCACGGTTCGCATTTCAAACGGCATAAAATTTGGGGCTGACGTAGATTAGCCCTGAATACCACGCCAAATTCGCAGAGTTTTTAGCTGCTCTTTTGGCGTACCAAAGTTAAAACGAAATTCGCATTCTTTCAAGAACAATGGAAAAGATTTACGGTCAATTCCGTTGTATTTGCGAAGAACACGCTTTGCCTGATTCCAGAAGTTCTCAATCCCATTGATATGGTTTTGACGTTCCGCAAAATGCGTACTGTGATTGATACGATGATGAGTAAATTCACTCACATCAAGCACATCGTAGCTTTTGTAGCAATCAGTTTGACGTCCTTCCCTCCCTGAAGGGAGGGAAGGACGTCAAACTTGGTCTATGGAAAAAGAAACTGATTTAAGACGCGGTAGACACGTTGTTTTTAATCTTCATGTTCATTTGGTATTTATTACGAAATATCGCCGAAAATTATTTACGAAAGAGATAATACATTGAACAACAGAAAACACATGATTAGCTGAATATTAACGGTTGTAGGACTGCTGGCGCAATCCACGCCTTATATCTCCGACCTGAAGAACGGGGCTTTACGGCGTAAAACTGGTAAACGTGGCGCACGATTTCGGCGAGAAATGTGCCTGTGCCTGTGGTGGGGTCTAAAATTTGGACGCAGTGGATTTCTTTATCCACTTTAATCATTTTCCGACCTGTTTTTGTGGTTTTGCCACCACCTGCTGTTTCAATGCTAATGGTGGTTTTGCTGCTGTCGCGCAAGTCTTGTTTGATGCTCAAATGGGTTTTGAGGGCTTGGTCTATGGCTTTGACAATAAATTGTACGGCGGGTTGTGGTGTGTACTATATGCCGTTTTTTTCACGGATTTTGGGGTCGTATTTTTCCAAAAAAGTTTCGTAGAAATGGATAAATGGGTCGTCTGTGAGTTTGTTTTTGCCAAAATCTTTCAGAATTTTTGGTACGTCTGTCACACGGAAAATATCCGCGAGCGCGTCCACAATCCACACAATGCGTGTATCCAAATTTTCTTCGCCTAATTTTTGGAATAATGCGCGTAGAAAAGGATTGCTTTTGGGCAACAGTCGGGCTGCTTCGTGGCGGCTGAATGTTTCGGGTGTGTCATCGTGCAAACGTGCGGCAAACATACCGTAAGCCAATGCTTGTGCATATAAATCAGCAAATTTCTTTTCGGTTAAATCGTGCAATAAATGTTCGCGGAAGCCTTCCAAATAGCTTTCTAATTCGCTGGTTTCATCGCTTTTGGCGTCTTGTTCCAATGCTTTTTCAATCACATCTGCTATCATGCGGGCTTTGTTTGCCATCATTTCTGCCAAAACCGATGGCGAATTGATTTTTTGCCCTTGATGTTGCACAAATGTTTGAATAAGTTGGGTAAATTTTTCAAATTCTTCGTGATAAATTTCCATTTGCCCCATAAAGAGCTTTGCCAAACGAATATGGGCAATGCGTTAGCCGTCCCGATAAAATTCAAATTACAGATAATCGGTAATAATCAGATTATTCAAAGCATTTTTGTAACGTACAAACTGCTCTTGCAAGGTTTTGTGGTGTAAATCTACATTGATGTCTTTGGCTTCAATATAGCCAATCGGTAAATCATTGCGGGTGAGAATGTAATCTGGTACGCCGCAAGCAATGCGTTTAGGTTCATTCGTTACTTGAATTTCAGGCGTAAATTGGGCTATCAATTTTTGCAAAGCTGGACGATAGCTGTGCTCAGTGGCTTTGCCTGAGTCGAATAACTCATAGCATTCTTTTAAATAAGTTTTAATAGGCATATTTCTTCTTTCATATTTAGATAGATTGTTCAGACGGCCTATTTCTTCAACTTCGCAAATGCATCAGCCATCGCAGTATTGCCTACTGCTTTTTCATACGGATTACGCGGATTGTTGTTTGAACGGGTTTTGCTGTTACTCAATTGGTTTTCAGACGGCCTGCCGCTGCGTTTGTCGGCTGAGCCGCTTTCATCGTCCAAGCGCATGGTCAGGGCGATGCGTTTGCGTTTTTCGTCCACTTCCAGCACTTTCACTTTCACCACATCACCTGCTTTCACCACGTCGCGCGGGTCGCTGACGAATTTGTCGGCGAGGGCGGAGATGTGGACGAGGCCGTCCTGATGCACGCCGATGTCGACGAAGGCACCGAAGTTGGCGACATTGGAAACGACGCCTTCCAATATCATGCCGACTTGCAAATCACTGATTTCGTTGATGCCTTCGGCAAAGGAGGCCGTCTGAAATTCGCCGCGCGGGTCGCGGCCGGGTTTTTCCAGTTCGGCGAGGATGTCGAGCACAGTGGGTAAACCGAATTGTTCGGTGGTGTAGGCGGCGGGTTTGATTTGGCGGATTTTGTCGCGGTTGCCGATGAGTTCGGCCGCGCTGATGCCTTGGTCGGCCAGCATTTTGGCGACCACGGGGTAGGCTTCGGGGTGGACGGCGGACGCGTCCAGCGGCTCTTTGCCGCCTCTGATGCGCAGGAAACCGGCTGCCTGTTCGAAGGTTTTTTCACCCAGGCGCGGCACTTTGAGCAGGGTTTTGCGGCTGTCGAATGCGCCGTGTTCATCGCGGTAGGCGACAATGTTTTGCGCCAAGGTGCTGTTTAATCCCGAAATTCTTGCCAAAAGTGGGGCTGAGGCGGTGTTCACGTCCACGCCGACGGCGTTCACGCAGTCTTCGACTACGGCATCGAGCGATTTGGCGAGCCGGCTTTGGTTGACGTCGTGCTGGTATTGGCCGACGCCGATGGATTTGGGGTCGATTTTGACCAGTTCGGCCAGCGGGTCTTGCAGGCGGCGGGCGATGGAAACCGCGCCGCGCAGGGCAACATCCAATTCGGGAAATTCGCGGGCGGCCAGTTCGGACGCGGAATAAACCGATGCGCCCGCTTCGGAAATCACGATTTTTTGCAGCTGCATTTCAGGCAGCTTTTTGACCAGTTCGCCCGCGATTTTGTCGGTTTCGCGGCTGGCGGTGCCGTTGCCGATGGCAATCAGTTTCACGCCGTGTTTTTTGATGAGTGCGGCAAGTGTTGCCAACATATTGTTTTCTTGGTGCAGATAGACGATGGCGGTGTCCAAGAGTTTGCCGGTGTCGTCCACCACGGCGCATTTCACGCCGTTGCGGTAGCCGGGGTCGAGGCCGAGCGTGGGCAGGCGGCCGGCGGGCGCGGCCAAGAGCAGGTCTTTGAGGTTGCGGGCGAACACGGTAATCGCGTCGTTATCGGCGAGCTCTTTCAGACGGCCCAAGGCGTCGAGTTCCAGCGACAGGAAGATTTTCGCCCGCCAAGTCAGGCGCACGGTGTCGCGCAGCCATTTACAGCAGTCTGAAAGTTTGAAATGGGCGGCGATGATTTTTTCGTAGTCGGACTGTTCGGTTATCGGCGTTTCGTCGGGCTGATATTTGAGTGCTGCCTGAAGAATACCTTCGTTGCGGCCGCGCAAAACGGCCAGCGCACGGTGGCCGGGCATGGTGCAGACGGCTTCGCGGTGGTCGAAATAATCGGCGAATTTTTCGCCTTCATTTTCTTTTCCTTCAATCACTTGTGCGTGGATTTCGGCCTCGTGCCACAGTTTTTCGCGCAGGCGGCCGATAAGTCCGGCATCTTCGGCAAACTGTTCCATCAAAATCGCGCGTGCGCCGTCCAAAGCGGCTTTGGTGTCGGCAATGTCGCCTTTGACAAACGGCAGGGCGGCGGCTTCCACGTCTTGCGGCTGTTCGGCCAACAGCAAATCCGCCAGCGGCTGCAAGCCCTGCTCGCGCGCAGTTTGCGCTTTGGTGCGGCGTTTGGGTTTGTAGGGCAGGTAGAGGTCTTCCAGCACGGTTTTGTTGTCGGTTTGTTCGATGGCGGCTTGCAGCTCGGGCGTGAGTTTGCCTTGTTCTTCAATGCTTTTTAAGACGGTTTCTTTACGCGCTTCGAGTTCGCGCAGATATTGCAGACGCTCGGCCAGCGTGCGCAGCTGCGTGTCGTCCAAGCCGCCGGTGGCTTCTTTGCGGTAGCGGGCGATAAACGGCACGGTCGCGCCTTCGTCCAGCAGGGAAACGGCGGCGGTGATTTGGGCGGCGGTAGCGGAAAGTTCGGAAGCGAGAGTTTGGGTGATGTGCATAAGGGCTTTCAGGGAAAGGATCAAAGGCCGTCTGAAACCGGCGTTGTCTGTTTTGCTCAGCCAATCTGCTTGGGCGGGTTTTGTGGAAACGTGTTTTTTGCGTTGTCGCCCGGCAGAAATCTGTGTTGCTCGCTTGGATTTTACCAAACGTTTCGTTTCGCCAAACCCGCTTTGCCGGTTTTTGTTTGCAAACCCGCCGGAAAAGGCGTTTTGGCTTCGCATAAACCCGCTGCGCTAGGTTTTAGCTTCGCAGAAATAGTGCTGCACACTATTTTAGTTGCGCAGAAACGGTGCTGAGCACCGTTTTCAGACGGCCTGTCGGTTGGGGTTCAGGCTGACGGCGGTACTTTGTCGAACAGCCGGTAGAAGTTGGCGGTGGTGGTAGCGGCAATGTTTTCCAGGCTGTCACCGCGCAGTTTGGCGATAAATTCGGCGGTGTGGTACACATAGGCCGGCTCGTTGCTTTTGCCGCGTTTGGGAACGGGGGCGAGAAAAGGCGCATCGGTTTCCACCAGCAGGCGGTCCGCAGGGACATAGCGTGCCGCCTCCTGAATCAGCGGCGCGTTTTTGAAGGTTACGATGCCGGAAAATGAAATGTAAAAACCTAAGTCGAGTGCCATTTTGGCGACACGCACATCTTCGGTGAAACAGTGGATGACGCCGCTGTAAGCGTTTTCGCTTTTGAGCATGGCCATGGTGTCGTCGGCTGCTTCGCGGGTGTGGACAATCAGTGGCAGGCGGCTGAGGCGGCCGGCTTCGATGTGGGTGGCGAAGCGGCGGTGCTGCCAGCCCAAATCGCCTTTGCACCAGTAATAATCCAGCCCGGTTTCGCCGATGGCGACAACTTTTTCGTGTCGGGCGTGCGAGAGCAGTTCTTCCAAGCTGAATTCGGGGGTATCGGGGTCGTCGGGGTGGATGCCGACGCTGGCGTAGATTTCGCGGTGGGCTTGGGCAATCGCCAGCACTTCGTCGAAACTCCGGCGGCTGACGCTGACGGCCAAGGCCTGCCGGACGTGGTTGGCGGCCATATTGGCCAAAACTTCGGGCAGGCGGTCGGCCAGTCCTTGAAAATTCAAATGGCAGTGTGAGTCGATTAATTGCATGATGATTTGTTTTGCCAGAAAGAAAGGTATTCGGTCAGCAGGTATTCCAACTGCATTTTCGCGCTCAGTGTGTGGCGGCCGTAGGGGTGCAGCAGGTTGATGCGGCGGTTGAGGTCGAACAGGGCGGCGGCAGCGGTGCGGCGGCCGACACCGGCCAGGGCGGTTTGGTGGTGCGGATAGTACAGCGGGGGCAGTTGCTGTTGTGCCAATCCGACATCGACCAGCCATTTTTGCAGCCAGTCGAGAAACAGGGCCAGCGGCCATTTTTTTTTGTCGAAATCGGCGGCAAAGTCCAAGATGCCGAGTAGGCGCGGCGCGGTGAGCAGTTCGGCCAGCCGTTCGCGCAGTGCGTCTTGCTCGGGTTGGGCTTCAAACAGGGGCGCGCCGCTGTGAAAGGCCAGCAGTGCTTCGGCGTTCTGTATGCCGTTTTCGGCCAGATAGGCGGCGGCTTCGGTATAACCGGGTGCGGGCAGCAGGTTTTCGCGGCAGCGGCTTTTGATGGTGGGCAGCAGTTTGTCGCGCGCGTGGCTGACGAGAATAAAATGTACGCCGGCAGGCGGTTCTTCCAATACTTTGAGCAGGGCGTTGGCCGCCTGAATGTTCATGCTTTCGGCCGGTTCGACCAAAACCACGCGCCGTCCGCCGCGCACGGCAGTCAGCTGGATTTTTTCGATGACGGCGCGCACTTCGCTGATTTTAATCTGCAAAAGTTTGCGTGTTTCGCTTTCGCCCTCGGGCATCTCGGGCGTGAGCAGGTAGAAATCGGGGTGGCCGTTTTGCTGATAGAGGTGGCATGACGGGCAGATGCCGCAGGCTTCGCGGCCGCCGTTTTCGCACAGCAGGGTTTGTGCCAGATGCTGTGCGAATGCCGCTTTGCCGATGCCGGCTTTGCCGGAAAGCAGCAGGGCGTGGGGCAGGCGGCCGAGGTCGGCGGACAGGTCGTGCCAGGCGGATTGGTGCCAAGGATAAATCATGGGAAACGGCAGAAAAAAGAAAGGGCTTATTATAGCCCATTTACAGTAAAAGGCCGTCTGAAAACGGTGTGCAGCAAAGATGTCGGATACAAGTATCCGACCTACAACAGTGGGGCAGTTTCAGACGGCCTTTTTTAGGGAACGGCATCAATAGCGCACCATGGCGGTATCGACGGTTTGCGCCCAAGCGTCGATGCCGCCTTTGAGGTTGTACAGATGCTCGAATCCGGCATCGGCCAGATAGGCCGCGCTGTGCAGGCTGCGGATGCCGTGGTGGCAGTACACGACAATCGGCCGGCCGTCGGGCAGTTCGTTATGGCGCAGGGGCAGCAGGTGCATGGGGATATGTACCGCACCGGGCAGGGCGCAGACGGCCACTTCGTCGTCTGAGCGCACATCGAGCAGCAGCAGATCAGGCGTGTCGGCCAGCATCTGCTGCAACTGTTCGGGAGTGATTTGGGGAATGGTGTGCATGGTGCGGTCAGAATGTAAAACGGGTCGCGGCGGTATCGGCGGGGCTGTTCAGATAAGAAACGAAGGTGTCGAACAGGACTTTTTCTTCAAATACGCTGCCGTTGCGCGTGATCAGCAGGGCGCGCTGTACCGGTGCATTGCCGACAATCACGGCCAGACGGCCGCCATCGCGCAATTGCTGTTTGAGGGTTTCGGGCACGCTTTTGAGTGCGCCGCCGACATAGACGGCATCGTAGGGTGCGGCAGCGGTGGGAGTGCTTAAGCCGTCGCCGTGTTCAAAGCGGATATTGGGCAAGCCCAGACGGTCTAAAACGGCTTGCGCGCGCGCCGATTGTTCGCGGTCGGTATCCATGGTAACGACTTGGGCGGCCAGTTTGGCCAAAACGGCAGTCGCATAGCCGGAACCGGTGCCGATTTCCAATACGGTTTCAGCGGGTTTGAGTGCCAACCCCTGAATCAGTCGCGCCACGATTTTCGGTTCCAACATGGATGCGCCATTGGGCAGCGGCAGGGCGGTATCGGCATAGGCATAAGGCTTTTGTGCCTCGCCGACAAAATGCTCGCGCGGGATTTCGGCCAGTGCGTCGAGCAGGTCGAAGTCCAGTACGTCCCACGGACGGATTTGCTGCTCTACCATATTGAAACGTGCTTGTTCGAAATCCATTGCCGGGCTCCGTGTCGGTATGAAAAATAATGTCGGCGATTATAAAGGCTGCGGCAGTTTTTTAACAGTTGTGCAGACGGCTAATCAGTGCGGCGGCCTGTTCGAGACCGGCGGCATCGTGTTCGTCAAAAACGGCGGTTTGTTCGGCATCGGCATCCAAAACGGCAAACACATGGCCGTAACGGTCGAAAATCGGTACGACGATTTCCGACTGTGAAAGCGGAGAACAGGCGATGTGGCCGGGGTGGACGCGGACATCGGCGACCACCAGCGTGGTTTTCTGCTGCCATGCCTGACCGCACACGCCGCGCCCGTAGGCGATGCGGGTGCAGGCGGGCGGGCCTTGGAAGGGGCCGAGTACGAGTTCGTTCTCTTCCACCAGATAAAAACCCACCCACAGCCAGCCGAATGTCTGTTTGAGAACGGCGGCGGTGTTGGCCAGATTGGCGGTCAGATTGGGTTCGCCGTCCAGCAGGGCGGCCAGCTGCGGCAGCAGTTCGGCGTATTGTTGTGTTTTGCCGGTGGCGGAAATGTGAAGTTCGTGCATGGATTGTGTGGGGTGAAATCGGGAAACGCGGTATTGTAGCGCAAATCGGGTATAATTTAGGCGTTTTGGCCATCTGTTTTGCCGGGAAAACGGAGTAGGGTTGGCGTGGTGCGGTTTTAGTGTATGTATTTGGACCGGACGGAAACCGCGTTGCTTACTTTGGGTCTGCACCTGCTTTGGTGCGGGTTGGTATGGCCGTTTGAAACCGCTTCGCTTGTTTTAGCTGCGCAGAAATGGTGTTGCACACTATTTTCAGACGGCCTTGTTAAGGAGAAATCAATGGATTATCGTCGTGCCGTATGGACGGCATTTGTTTTGGGCGCGTTGTGTACGGCCGGTTCGTTTTTTGCCCAATATGTGCTGCTGCTCAATCCTTGCCCGCTGTGTATTTTGCAGCGGTTGGCG
Proteins encoded:
- a CDS encoding TniB family NTP-binding protein, whose protein sequence is MTYPHLSPKAVEQFNYSDEQRIEYIRSPRWIGYPQAEQILAKLEDLLVYPSQHRMPNMLLVGDTNNGKTMLVSRFLSKHPAHDNPNGNHIVAPLVLIQASPIPDENRFYNTILDLLYALIKHTTTPIKNLPKFCIY
- a CDS encoding Mu transposase C-terminal domain-containing protein; the encoded protein is MPFEMRTVQQYGVVINKITYWHDVLRNWIAATEPNNPK
- a CDS encoding Tex family protein, translating into MHITQTLASELSATAAQITAAVSLLDEGATVPFIARYRKEATGGLDDTQLRTLAERLQYLRELEARKETVLKSIEEQGKLTPELQAAIEQTDNKTVLEDLYLPYKPKRRTKAQTAREQGLQPLADLLLAEQPQDVEAAALPFVKGDIADTKAALDGARAILMEQFAEDAGLIGRLREKLWHEAEIHAQVIEGKENEGEKFADYFDHREAVCTMPGHRALAVLRGRNEGILQAALKYQPDETPITEQSDYEKIIAAHFKLSDCCKWLRDTVRLTWRAKIFLSLELDALGRLKELADNDAITVFARNLKDLLLAAPAGRLPTLGLDPGYRNGVKCAVVDDTGKLLDTAIVYLHQENNMLATLAALIKKHGVKLIAIGNGTASRETDKIAGELVKKLPEMQLQKIVISEAGASVYSASELAAREFPELDVALRGAVSIARRLQDPLAELVKIDPKSIGVGQYQHDVNQSRLAKSLDAVVEDCVNAVGVDVNTASAPLLARISGLNSTLAQNIVAYRDEHGAFDSRKTLLKVPRLGEKTFEQAAGFLRIRGGKEPLDASAVHPEAYPVVAKMLADQGISAAELIGNRDKIRQIKPAAYTTEQFGLPTVLDILAELEKPGRDPRGEFQTASFAEGINEISDLQVGMILEGVVSNVANFGAFVDIGVHQDGLVHISALADKFVSDPRDVVKAGDVVKVKVLEVDEKRKRIALTMRLDDESGSADKRSGRPSENQLSNSKTRSNNNPRNPYEKAVGNTAMADAFAKLKK
- a CDS encoding TatD family hydrolase; the protein is MQLIDSHCHLNFQGLADRLPEVLANMAANHVRQALAVSVSRRSFDEVLAIAQAHREIYASVGIHPDDPDTPEFSLEELLSHARHEKVVAIGETGLDYYWCKGDLGWQHRRFATHIEAGRLSRLPLIVHTREAADDTMAMLKSENAYSGVIHCFTEDVRVAKMALDLGFYISFSGIVTFKNAPLIQEAARYVPADRLLVETDAPFLAPVPKRGKSNEPAYVYHTAEFIAKLRGDSLENIAATTTANFYRLFDKVPPSA
- the holB gene encoding DNA polymerase III subunit delta', which translates into the protein MIYPWHQSAWHDLSADLGRLPHALLLSGKAGIGKAAFAQHLAQTLLCENGGREACGICPSCHLYQQNGHPDFYLLTPEMPEGESETRKLLQIKISEVRAVIEKIQLTAVRGGRRVVLVEPAESMNIQAANALLKVLEEPPAGVHFILVSHARDKLLPTIKSRCRENLLPAPGYTEAAAYLAENGIQNAEALLAFHSGAPLFEAQPEQDALRERLAELLTAPRLLGILDFAADFDKKKWPLALFLDWLQKWLVDVGLAQQQLPPLYYPHHQTALAGVGRRTAAAALFDLNRRINLLHPYGRHTLSAKMQLEYLLTEYLSFWQNKSSCN
- a CDS encoding rhodanese-like domain-containing protein, with the translated sequence MHTIPQITPEQLQQMLADTPDLLLLDVRSDDEVAVCALPGAVHIPMHLLPLRHNELPDGRPIVVYCHHGIRSLHSAAYLADAGFEHLYNLKGGIDAWAQTVDTAMVRY
- a CDS encoding protein-L-isoaspartate O-methyltransferase, yielding MDFEQARFNMVEQQIRPWDVLDFDLLDALAEIPREHFVGEAQKPYAYADTALPLPNGASMLEPKIVARLIQGLALKPAETVLEIGTGSGYATAVLAKLAAQVVTMDTDREQSARAQAVLDRLGLPNIRFEHGDGLSTPTAAAPYDAVYVGGALKSVPETLKQQLRDGGRLAVIVGNAPVQRALLITRNGSVFEEKVLFDTFVSYLNSPADTAATRFTF
- a CDS encoding GAF domain-containing protein, with translation MHELHISATGKTQQYAELLPQLAALLDGEPNLTANLANTAAVLKQTFGWLWVGFYLVEENELVLGPFQGPPACTRIAYGRGVCGQAWQQKTTLVVADVRVHPGHIACSPLSQSEIVVPIFDRYGHVFAVLDADAEQTAVFDEHDAAGLEQAAALISRLHNC